From a region of the Streptacidiphilus albus JL83 genome:
- the dacB gene encoding D-alanyl-D-alanine carboxypeptidase/D-alanyl-D-alanine endopeptidase — MAAVLAERFPRAGLGPGGVGQVIDAASGRVLWSSGPGTGRMPASTAKLATAVAALTVLGPERTESTSTRYRAEDGTLYLVAGGDPELDPDGLGALAADTAKALKARGVTQVHLSLDDTLFPAPSRPPGWPPGYYPYVVAPVRALSLVGDRTEDTAQTAARLFQRQLAGDGVRSVAGGPPSGTPAPPTPAPPTSTGPSGPTGPSDPTDPGAPPVEEGDAAAGRSGALRSAASYATATRTATTAAAATAAPAIGRAAVPREAELLAVHTSRPLWSTVEYMLKVSDNEIAEELLRLTALATGRPATWYDGTAAVTRVLAGYHVPLDGVALYDGSGLSRRDRLTARALSALAALTVAPAYRSLLWPVYAGMPVAGRDGTLSSDLHRFSTRPSSCAAGLVRAKTGTLHDATALAGVTRDRNGRWLAFAFLENGSTPVHTARHGLDGLAATVEGCW; from the coding sequence TTGGCCGCTGTACTCGCCGAACGCTTCCCCCGGGCCGGGCTGGGGCCGGGCGGGGTCGGCCAGGTGATCGACGCGGCGTCCGGGCGCGTCCTGTGGTCCTCGGGGCCGGGGACGGGACGGATGCCCGCCTCGACCGCCAAGCTGGCCACGGCGGTGGCCGCGCTGACCGTCCTCGGACCGGAGCGGACCGAGTCGACCAGCACCCGCTACCGCGCCGAGGACGGCACCCTCTACCTGGTGGCCGGCGGCGATCCGGAGCTGGACCCCGACGGACTCGGCGCGCTGGCGGCGGACACCGCGAAGGCGCTGAAGGCGCGCGGGGTCACCCAGGTCCACCTGTCGCTCGACGACACCCTCTTCCCCGCGCCCAGCAGGCCGCCGGGCTGGCCGCCCGGCTACTACCCCTATGTCGTCGCCCCGGTACGGGCACTGTCCCTGGTCGGCGACCGGACCGAGGACACGGCGCAGACGGCGGCCCGACTCTTCCAGCGGCAGCTGGCCGGGGACGGGGTCCGGAGCGTGGCGGGCGGTCCGCCGTCGGGCACCCCGGCTCCGCCGACCCCTGCCCCGCCGACCTCGACCGGGCCGAGCGGGCCGACGGGTCCGAGCGATCCGACCGACCCGGGCGCGCCGCCGGTCGAGGAAGGCGATGCGGCGGCCGGGCGCTCCGGGGCGCTGCGGTCCGCCGCGTCGTATGCGACCGCCACCAGGACTGCCACCACGGCCGCCGCTGCGACTGCCGCCCCGGCGATCGGCCGGGCCGCCGTGCCGCGCGAGGCGGAGCTGCTGGCGGTGCACACCTCCCGGCCGCTCTGGAGCACCGTCGAGTACATGCTGAAGGTCAGCGACAACGAGATCGCCGAGGAACTGCTGCGGCTCACCGCGCTGGCCACCGGCCGACCCGCGACCTGGTACGACGGCACCGCCGCCGTCACCCGGGTGCTCGCCGGGTACCACGTGCCGCTCGACGGCGTGGCGCTCTACGACGGCAGCGGACTCTCCCGTCGGGACCGGCTCACCGCCCGTGCGCTCTCGGCGCTCGCCGCCCTCACCGTCGCCCCCGCGTACCGATCGCTGCTGTGGCCGGTCTACGCCGGGATGCCGGTGGCCGGGCGCGACGGCACGCTCAGCTCCGACCTGCACCGGTTCAGCACCCGTCCCAGCAGCTGCGCCGCCGGCCTGGTCCGGGCGAAGACCGGGACCCTGCACGACGCCACGGCGCTGGCGGGGGTGACCCGCGACCGCAATGGACGCTGGCTGGCCTTCGCTTTCCTGGAGAACGGCAGCACGCCCGTCCACACGGCCCGCCACGGACTGGACGGCCTCGCAGCGACCGTGGAGGGCTGCTGGTGA